DNA from Chitinophaga pendula:
TATCACAAGCTAACTTGGATAACTCAGACAAGCATCGGTATGTAGATCCGGAAACCGGTAACCTGGTGCACGCTACCCTCGACGCCAGTGCAGAAGATAAGAAATGGCAGTACCTTCCTTCCGCCAGTCTTACCATTACGCCGTTTTCTAATTTCAACATCAGGGCATCTTATGCCCAATCTGCCATTCGCCCGGCGTTGATAGAGAATTCCAGTTTTGCCCGTTTCAATTACCTCTACGGGCGCATACAGCGCAATACGGGAGTTGTTTCTACATTGATCACGCATTACGACCTGCGATTAGAATGGTACCCCGCTCCCGGAGAGGTAATTTCGGCTGGTTACTTTAAAAAACATTTCAGGAACCCGGTAGAAATGTACCTGGACATTACCAATACCAGTGGTGCTATCGACTTGCTTACTGCCAACTCTGACTATGCCAATGTAACAGGCTGGGAACTGGACCTTCGCAAAAGCCTCGGATTTATCTACAAGGGAGCAAAATTCCTGGGCAACTTGTATTTCAGTGGTAACCTGACCCTACAGCATTCCGAAGTGCAAGCCAGCGCTTTACGTTACGAAACCATGGGATCTGGTGCTGACGTCAATGGTATCACCTATGCCTATCGCAGGAAAACATACCTGAAAGAAAAACGTCCTTTGTACGGGCAGGTACCTGTGCTGTATAATATAGGTCTCCAATATGCAGGGGAACGACTAGGCGCCAACATCGCCATGAACCACTCCGGTTACAAGACCTTTACAGTAGGTATGCAACCCCATTATTCAGAAATGGAACGGCCACGCGATCAAGTAGATATTCAATTGAGCTACAAATTTTTAAAGAGCAAGCAGTTACAGGCACGATTGAATGTGAGCAATCTTACCAACAGTCCGTATCGCTTTTTCATCAATGGACAGAATACCTATAAAATTAAACCGGGTGCCGATAACATGACCATGAACGAATGGTCAGATGTATATGAATGGAAATATGGCTTCTCTCAAAAATACGAGGAAGGATACTATGAGGACAGACCGGATGGGAAAGGAAAAGTCCGTATAGGCGATACAAGTACGTTTATCCGAAAAGTGGGCGCATCCTTCAGTCTGACTATATCTTACAATTTTTAACAGCATCAAACAGAACAAATGAAAATAAATAAAACAAGCTGTCTTTTAATAGGTATGGTAGCCTCTGTACTAACTGCCTGTAATAAAGACAACAACAATTTCCTTTACAATGAACAGATATTGCCCATCATTATCAAAGGGTATAATGCTGCGAAGGAAGAGCTTACGGTAAAAGTAGATACCATTAAATCAATACGAACACTTAGGTCTGAATCATCATTTGAACAATTTGAGGCCTTTACTTTTAAAGGAGACCAACATGCAGTAAAGCTACATATCAGCGAAAAAAATACAGGAAAATTAGTACTGGAGAAGGAACTAAAAAAAGAGGAAGGTACTGCCTCTTTAAATTTCCTATATATGGATGGCAAGGTAAGTGACATGCCGGATAGGCCAGCTGTGGAGAATGATAAGATCAGCCTTATCTATATGTTTGTTCCTAATATTACCAATTATAGCGAGCCGGTAGATTTCGTTATTGGTAAATACTTCGTAACGCCTAAAGTATTTGAGGAAATCACACGCATCAGGAACGCTAAACCGAATGAGTTCAGCTCTTCCGCAACAATCTCCACGTTCTCCACCGGCAGGCAGGAATATAACGGCGTTATGACTTCGGTTACTTTTCAGGTGAAGATATGTAAGGCAGGTACCAGCATTCCTTATCTGGATGGTAGTGCGTACACCTGGAACGATCTTTCCAGCACCGCTCCCAAACCAGCTGCATCTACCGCTTCTTCTAAACTTTATATTTTCTCAGAAGCTCCAAGTGGGAATATCATGCGATTTTTCACTCGTTTAGATTACTAAAAACAAACCACATCATGTCAAATATTAAATTACTCGGCCTGTTTGTCCTTTTAATAATATTTAACGCCTGCAGTAAGGAAACAGCGCAGACAAAAGCTATCAATATTGAAGTATGGGGTTATAATGTTGGCGACGCAATACTGGAGACTTCGATAGATACCACCGTTTACCGCAACTTCATCACGCTGCCTAATAAACCTGTTACTTTCAGCAAAGTATATACCTATCCTTCCGCCAAAAAAGAAGTATCCGTAACGATAAAAAACAAAATATCAGGCGCAGCGCTCTACCGTCAACAGATAAACTTGGAAACCAGCGAACTGGAACTATTTTTTCCTTTTGTACTCATTAATGGGAACGTACTGAAAGTAGAACCAGCAACTGCCGACTTAACTACCAATAAACTGGGTTTCTATATTCATTATCCACAAAGTGATGCTCCGCTTGATATTTTCCTGAAGAACGATGCCGGACAAATGGTATATATCGCCCGGAACGTAAAGCCGGGATCCTGGATATATGCCAATTACTTACCGCAAGAAGGCTTTAAAGACAAAAGCAAAAGCTATACGTTGTACTTTACACAAACCGGTGCTACAGATAGCTGGTATTTTGAAGATAGTGAGGCAAAAAGTAAGGTGGACGAGTTCGGTTTAACCTTCCCCAAGGGGGAAGAAAAAGGACTGGTACGTACTTATTTTGTTACGCCTGGTGATGCACAACTTGAAGTAATGCGTCTGTTTAAAAGACCTAAAACGCAATAGTTACTATCCCTCTACTATAAAAGATTCCTGACGGTGTGCGGTTAAATCCGCACACTTTTTTATTTATTTGATATCGACCCGTTCTACGATTTATATCACCTACCTTTTGGCCATTTGTAAACCCCCACGTGCAGGTCGAAGAACCACCTATTTAGCGCCACTGGGAAACGGCTGCGGCATTGTTGTCGGACCTTGCACTACCAATTTTCCACCTGACAATATATTCATTCGGTCTATGAAAACCACCCGCTTCTCTCCTGTTTCAGATGTACGACCATGATATACACAGAACATTTCTTTACCATCGGGTGAGTATGTGATACTGTTATGTCCTGTGCCCGTTACCACACCACCTTGCTTAGCGTTCTGTTGTAACACGGGATTATTGGCTGCCTTTTTAAAAGGTCCCAAAGGGCTTTTAGCTGTAGCATAACCTACTGCATAATTTTTACCGCCAAAGTAATTAGCAGAATACATCATATAATAGATATCACCCTTTTTGAAGATAGCGGAGCCTTCCGTCCAACGGCGATTTACTTCTTTGGATGTCACCGAACGGCTCTCCCATTCCGCTTGTTTATCTTTCCTGCTCACCGGCGGACGTAATAGTAAAACTGGTTCACCGATTACACCACTCAGGTCTGGTTTTAATTCTACGCCATACACCCAGCTTTCTTCGATCTCATTGAACCAGCCCTTACTTTTTGCCCAATCAGCTATTTGACTTTGTACCGGATGTTTGTAGCAGCAACGGGAATAGTAGAGATATACTTTCCCATTCGGGTCAAATAGCACATTTGCATCAATGATAGGGTACCCAGGATCAAAAATAGGCTGGTTATTAATATCGATAAATGGCCCCGTCGGTTTATCGGCAACGGCAACGCCAATACGGAAATTTTCAAGTTCTTTGGTAGGATTGTCTTTCCATTGAGCACTATAAAACATATAATATTTCCCATTTACCGCATATACTTCCGGCGCCCAATAAGCTCCCTCCCAGGCGGCTTTAGGATCGCTCCAGCCATTTTTGTTATCATGAAAATATACCTGGCCTTCATTTTTCCAATTGACCAGATCGGTAGAAGAATAGGCAGCAAAACCATTTGTGGCTCCTCCTGTTCCATACATGTAATACCTATCACCTTCGACGTGTAATACATAAGGATCACCCAAATCAACAGCCAGCGGGTTTTTATAAGTCTGCTGCTGCGCATTCAGGGATATAGCCACTGCTATAAAAAAAAAGATCAGCGTGATTTTTTTCATGCTATAAGGTATCAATTTTCCATGAATGAACATAGGTCTTTCTGTTGAGGTACTTTGCCGTAAATACGGCATTTGCAATGGGGAAAATCAGATCTTTTGGTAGGCTTAGAAGTGTATGAAGGCGTACTGATGAAATTATACCCTGTCAGTTCCTTCCATAACTTCCTCATACAAGGACTGATCAAAAACATGTACTCGATATCATCACTAAAAGCATAACACCAGTGGTAAACAGTATATTCATGTAGATGAAAATTATCCGCGAGCATCTGCTTCACCTTGGGCCAGATTTCAGTTATCCAGTCCGCATCCCAACCCCGGTTACTTGTTTCGATCATCATCTCCATGAGAGTGAAACGAATGTTATCATCAGCTTCGGCTGCATATAATTCGAAATACCGGCTGATATCCTTGTATTCAGCAACGAGATATTCCCAATCCTGCATCCAATCTTCACTGGGGTAATTGAGCTTATTGGCAAGGAATGTAACTGCAGCTTTCGTGACATATCTTCCTTTAAGTTCCATAAGTAGGTTAATATAATTAAAACAGAAAGGCTTCACAAATTGTGAAGCCTTTCTGTTTTTCTGTACACCTTCAGCATAACATAATAAGATTTGCTTCACAGTTACATCCTCCAAATACTTTTGGAACAATATGACATCTTTGTAAATAATTTTGATTTTCCCAGGCTTTAAAAATTTCAAAACCTTCTAAATTACTTAAGTCAATATTTAATGATCCAATCCACATTCCAACATGCCCAACAAGATGGCTCTCCCCAATCCATGTCGTAATTAAAATATTGATAGGATGTCTTCCTCCAATAGTAGGCGATTTTTGATCTGCTTGGCATCCCTTTTTTGCTTTTTTCACATGAGGAGCTATCTATGTGCACCATAATCAAAATTTTATTGGATGGGGTTATTTTCACGTGGTACTCTAAAATTAAGGGAATAAATTACCAAGGTGTATAGTTACAGCGAAATATTTTATTTCTAGATCACTTTTATATTACAAATCAATGTAAATAACCGTATCAATAAAAAACAATTTATTAGACCGATAAATTACATTCTCATCATGCAAATCTTCTAGAATCAGTCCTAACTCCTTACTATAATAATCGTTATTTCGAGTATTTGTGAAGCCATTGTATGTAAGGAATGCTTTAATATCTGATAAATCTACAATACCATCTGCAGTTACGAAAGACTGTTTGAGAACTGCCATCAATTGATTATCTTTCTCAACAAACCCAATAAATCTGTACGCTGTATCTTAAAAAAGCAAGTTGTGTATAAGGATACTGTTAAAAAACTCTAACCAGGTTGCGTAATAATTGCCATCGTTTAATTTGATCACATGACGCCTGTCTTTATCCAAGTAGACTTGCGACTCACCTCCTCTTGCTAAAAAAAGATTTTCATCTGGTATATTCTGCGCCCATCCTGAAGTTTGGGTGGCATATTCCTTTAAAAGGATGATTTGTTCTTCTTTAATTGCTGAGAGACCTTCGAAGTTTTTCTTAACAGTTGTACTTGTGCCAAAGCGTTGGCATAAGAAATTTCTGGTTGCTATGCAATAATCTTCTTGCCCCTCGAGGACGATTCCTCCAATGATATTTTCAAGTTTTTTTCGAGTATCATCATTCAGCATTTATAATAAAATTAATAAAATTTGCTCATATCCCCGTAATGACAAAAGGCTTAGAAATGATTTCTAAGCCTTTTTACCAGTGTAGCGAGAAAGGGAGAATTATTTAACCTTTTTACACAAGACTTATTAGTGTTTTCCCGATTGTTCATTCCATAACATTCTCATTGAAATAGTAATGTGAAAGCAATCTTCAATATTTTCGTTATCGAAGCAACACCAGTAATAAACTGTATACTCATGCAATAAAAAGTTTTTTCTTAGCAGACACTCTACCCTAGGCCAAACGTTTAGAATCCAATTGTGACTCCATCCCTCATGACTTGTTTCTATAATCATTTCCATGAGAAGAAAACGTATATCATCATCGTCAGTAGAGCCATATTTAGCAAGATATTTCTCGATATCATCAAACTTAGCTACTTCATATTGCCAGTCTTGCATATTGGCATGGAAAGGGTAATCAAGTTCTGTTGCCAGTGTTTGGATGGCTATATCAGTAACACACCTGGGTTTAGGTTCATTCATAATGGCCTGGATTATAAAAATAAAAAAGGCTTCCAAGCATCTGCCTGAAAGCCTTTTAAAATTCGTAGCCGAAAAAGTCAGTTTGTCTAACCAATTCGTACATGATTTAACGGCTTTTGCTGGCCTGAAAGCCCCGACACCTTGACTGCCAAAGTGTCTAATTCGTTCTCTTATAATGCGTTCGGCTCGACTTCAAAGCAAAACCGAACACATTAATCGGGGCTGCAAGATAAGATAATTATTGTTTAATGATGAAATGTAGCAAATGGCATATTTTTCGATCTGTTACTCAAAATAATATATTAAACCTAGCAACATTAAAGACAATGATTGAATTAATTAAGGATGATTATCAAAGAATTTTTGACACAATTTTATCAAGAACATCTTTCTGTTTTAAATCAAGTTCAGATGAGCTAAAAATTAAAGATGACCACGCCTCTAATATGGGTTTTATGACCCCTGTTCCTTCAGCAGAGACAATATTAGTAGCCGAACAATTAACTCCTTTGGTTCTTCAATCGACTGAGCAAGCGCTGCTATTGGCACAATCACATAACGGAAAAATAAAATTTGCAAGAGAAGAAGGAGAACTATTATGGACGGTTTTTGTGGAGTTTAAATAGTTATCTTTTAGGAAAATATTTTTCCCATTGTTTGGAACCCGGCCGGGATAGAGAAGGAGGAATGGCGCGGCCGCAGCGCCTTTCTCGGTTTAACAGCAAAACTCAAAAGCAATGCTTATCAGATGCATATAAATATATAAGTATCATCCGTATAAGTGATAGATAAAAGCTCTCAAATGACTATTACTTCCGTACCCAGGACGGGACAATTAGCGAACCAGTTTGTGAGAGATTTGAAGAAGTTTAGTGATTTACAGCTGAATATTTTATATTAAAATGCTGAAAATAAGTAAATTGTGTTTGGCAACCCCAACATTAACCTGCTGATTTAAAGATGCTTTTACAGACCTCATATGAGGCTAATCTTATGAACATGGAATACAATTCAAAAGAATGGAAGGAAGTAACAGTTATACTTAAACCTTCTGGGAAAGCACCCAAAAAATATGGAGGCAATG
Protein-coding regions in this window:
- a CDS encoding glycoside hydrolase family 43 protein gives rise to the protein MKKITLIFFFIAVAISLNAQQQTYKNPLAVDLGDPYVLHVEGDRYYMYGTGGATNGFAAYSSTDLVNWKNEGQVYFHDNKNGWSDPKAAWEGAYWAPEVYAVNGKYYMFYSAQWKDNPTKELENFRIGVAVADKPTGPFIDINNQPIFDPGYPIIDANVLFDPNGKVYLYYSRCCYKHPVQSQIADWAKSKGWFNEIEESWVYGVELKPDLSGVIGEPVLLLRPPVSRKDKQAEWESRSVTSKEVNRRWTEGSAIFKKGDIYYMMYSANYFGGKNYAVGYATAKSPLGPFKKAANNPVLQQNAKQGGVVTGTGHNSITYSPDGKEMFCVYHGRTSETGEKRVVFIDRMNILSGGKLVVQGPTTMPQPFPSGAK